The window GGCGACGACGTCCGGCAGGTCGAAGTTGACTCCCTGGCGGATGGTGGGCACCCTGCGCATGAACATGGCGAGGCAGGCGCCGGAGCTGCCGCCGACGTCGACGAGCGTGGCCACGCCCTCGAACCCTCCGCCGGGGCAGTACCCGTCCAACAGCACATCCATGAACGGCTCCGACACGCTGGTCATGGCCCGTAGCATCGCCT is drawn from Triticum dicoccoides isolate Atlit2015 ecotype Zavitan chromosome 6B, WEW_v2.0, whole genome shotgun sequence and contains these coding sequences:
- the LOC119326156 gene encoding caffeic acid 3-O-methyltransferase-like — encoded protein: MLRAMTSVSEPFMDVLLDGYCPGGGFEGVATLVDVGGSSGACLAMFMRRVPTIRQGVNFDLPDVVAAAPPITEPNNEKISAWGLVNKIGGGED